Genomic DNA from Solanum pennellii chromosome 3, SPENNV200:
gctagaTAGTAAACTAGGGTCCGTGTCTAAAAACTgtccagaaaacacaaaaaagatTAGCTTATTGGGTGTTCAATATGCAGGTATCAAATCACCAGAAATCTGCAGAAATTGGTCTGGTGCACTGATCTATTGACCAACCGACGAGTCGTCGTcccatcaacggaccgtcgatgccgTCCGTGGATCCCAGGTacgatttttaaattttcctaaGTTAGGGGTCGACGAAACAGTTGACGGAACGTCGATGGACTTATGGTCCGTTGACGGGGAATCGTTAGTTCCCCAAACCCAATAACCCGACcgactatatattgatttttaaaacttttcaattaCCTCCCACCCTTTCTAATGCCTTTCCCAACCGTTTCCCTCCCCATTTTCCTTCAACTACCCCACTCACTCACACATCTATTCTCCACTACTCATTTCTTGATTACCCATCTTCCCCAAAATTCCCCTCAATCCCAAAACTTCTCTCTCCCCACTTCCCCTATTCTTTTGTACTCCTTCCGGTCGGTGTTCAAAGGTGGGCTCAATATTGTTTCATGCAAAAAGTCATCTCCCCATTCAATCCACTACTGTACACAGGTATGTTCATCTCATCTGCTACTGATTTCATGTTCTTTGTTTGGACACCTAAATGTTAGCATAccaaattgatgaaatttgtaTGTGTGTCTTGACTTGGGATGAAATTGCATGATTAATTTATTGAACTTGGGTCCCTAGTCCCTTAGTATGACGGAAAGTGAATGGGTTGGGGGTGTTAATGTCTCAATGAATGGTGTTATGAGTTTTCTAGTTTTTTCGACTTAGGGATTTCTAGTACTTTAGATTCTAGGATTGAAATTGCACTAATCGATGCCCTAGGAATGACCAAATGGTGGGTTAATTGATATATGAACCTAACGTGTCCTAATATGCTTGACATTGTCAATCGCAGGTGCCAAATATGGCTTACCAAAATCTATCTCTGACCAACAGTACGAGCCCCGTCTACGAACCGTCGGTCAATCGACGAACCGTCAATGGGGTCCGTTGATATCTACCCCTGATTTTAATCAACTCTAGAACAACGTACTAGGCCTACGGttcgtcgattgatcgacggaccatcctACACGTCGTTGACTCTAAGAGAACCCTGTTTGCTGAGGGTCAAAAAATTTTGTGTAAGTGCCTACCGATGGAAATGATTTACGGTTCGTCGATAACCTGCACGTCCATCATCTTTAACAGAAACTTTGAATGTCAACCATTCCAATTTTTGTAAGTGTCCAACTAGGTCTACAGTCCGTAtgttgatcgacggaccatcctgCAAGTCCATCGTCTTTAACAAAACCTTTGTTTCTGAAGccttcaaaatatttgataaGTGTTCAGCGATGGACCCTACCGACGGACCGTCTttccatcgatggaccatcTGCAGTGCCGGTCATTCAGTTCTGCAATTCTGAACTTGACTGTGTTTTGcgtttaaaattttttcttacTTCTGTTGGGTGTGTAAGATGTTTACAATGAAACTAATAACTCTCTTTTGCAGGTACCAATAGCTCCCAAGCAAGAGCTAGTCTACTCAAGAGGACGTTCAAAGTCTATTGCCCCTTCACGTCGGTTGGTGATTGGCTCGGATAATGATCTTGATCCAGAATATGTGCCACCAGGCACCCTGACACGGACACGTGCTGCTAGGACCACTCGGGGCATGCCCACGAAGGTggcatccggcgtagtcactgcctcctagtctgatgaggagccCACACTGAACCGCACACCATTTGGGTCTGCTGCGGTTTCTTAGGGAGCGTCTGGCTCCGAGGAGTCTTCTGGGTCTGAGGGAGCATCTGCCTCTAAGGAGGCTTCCGGGTCTGAGGGAGAGTATGCCTCTAAGGAGGCTTCCGGTCCATTTTGACTCGTTTGAAAAGGCTGACTGTGATGATTCCACTCCAGCACCCCTGACCGACGTCCCTGCACCGATTGCTGATCAgaccaaccggtggtgtgtagTAGGAGAATACCTGGTGTAGAGGGATGCCAAGCTGCTCAACGATAAGAGGGTCATGACTCGGACTCTAACAGTAGAGCTGTGAGTTCTTATAGGAAGTCTTCACTCTATCCCTGAGGCACAAGATCTTTTCACCCGCCATCAGCTAGAATGGATGGCTAGGAGCGTTGGACGCTACAGCGAGGAGGTGCTGCGATAGTTCTACGCTTCTTATGTAGAGACTCTCCGGTCTTCTATGGATAGGCAGTCTAATCCCACCAAACGAGAACCACTTGACCATGTTCGAGTCTGTGGCCGCAGGGTGGACATCTCCTTACGCGCTATTCGCCATTTTTTATACGACGCTGATACAGATGCTACCAGGGATCCCCTTACCCCTGAGTTTGACTATAGGTGGAAGATGATAAAGGAGAGTCATTTCCAGCGCGATGAGTGGGtaagagagaccaccaagaggtagATAGCCCAGCACAGATGGTGAGGGTGCAGATTGAGTGCTGGATCACAGAGATGTGAtaaagaaggccaacctcacatGCGTGGCCAAATTCATCTTGAAATTGGTTCGTCACTTCCTATCCCCCACTGCTGCTGACAACATTCTCACCTGGGATAGAGCAGTATTGGTAGCTGCCATGGTTGCAGGTTCAAGGTGGATGTTTCGAGACTATTGCTGGAAGTCATTCATGAGAGGGCCTTTAAGGCCACCACCACGTACCCTTTTTTCCTGCTTGATTTACGATTTGTGCAGCTATGCTGGAGTGCCCATATGACATATTGATGTTCTCAGGACTCCTACTGGGACATTTGATATAGGTCTCATCCGGGATGAGGCTAATGAGGCGGCACCCAATAGAGGACCTAGAGTGGAGGTGCAGCTGCTAGGTGAGAACCTGGCGAACACGGTAGATCAAGCCTAAGGGGATAATCAGGCTACATAAGAGCCTGCAGGCACCACCATGATTGAGTCTATCCTGGGTATTATCACAGCTCCGAGTTCCTCTCGCTCTACTCCATCTGCAGCACTAGTCCCGATTGCTATGGTCTAGAAGTTAGAGGCACTGCTGCATCATATctagccttggatgcagaagtccaTTGCTGAGTCGGAGGATCAGATCGAGAAGAGGATTGCCAAGGAGATTACGAGGCAGATTCTTGCAGTCCACCAGCGCCTAGATGCCTTCGAGTTGAGAGTTCTCGCCCGGCCAGCCCCTACTATTGACTTGACGACTCTCCAGGCTGCTGTGGCGAGTCTGAGGGCTGATGTGGATGCCATTCTTGATGCGTGGGTACCTAAGACTGAGGCCACACATGCAGAGTCTGCTGACGATATGGTGTTTGCTGCACTGTTCCAGACCACCGCTGCGCCACCCCCTCCACCACgtgagcatgccaagaggcaccgGACCAGAGAGGGTGATGAGGCTTGTGCTAGGAAGAGAGAGCGTACCGAGTTTGAGGTTGCGAGGAGATCCTCGTTGATGGATGAGGAGGCCCAGCGGATGAGGGATCATGAGTTGGCTGCTATGGCATCTAGCTCAAGGATTTTTGATGTTGAGAGgagcactactgagggtgttgACATTGCTGAGGACACTAATGATGGTGTCCCTACTACTGAGGGAGTGGGTTCAAGGTAACCAGACCTGCCATCTTGTTGATCGTCGGCCctatgcgcctcaggtttgcttcacctaccactccattttatttttcttatgaattGGGGAAAATTGCATGCTTtcttgttgggggtggggtaaatggaaagtgagtgctaggatgaagtctgagtagcccaactcatgatcctctcttggggtttttcttgcatgtgttctttttcACCAACAGACTTATTATTTTACTGATCAACCGGTATGTTAGTaccttgtacaaagtatgaatgtgaaatCTAAAGCATGATGGCAAAATACAATGACATCCATTCTAAAATGAATGCTTGCATTATTAGGCATAGTGAATGTTGAATGTGTGGGCTCTAAGCATGAGATAGAGATACACCATTGCATGACCCTCAATCTAACACTTAAACTAGGTGTCCGATAATCTTGTAGG
This window encodes:
- the LOC114076530 gene encoding uncharacterized protein LOC114076530, with the protein product MQKSIAESEDQIEKRIAKEITRQILAVHQRLDAFELRVLARPAPTIDLTTLQAAVASLRADVDAILDAWVPKTEATHAESADDMVFAALFQTTAAPPPPPREHAKRHRTREGDEACARKRERTEFEVARRSSLMDEEAQRMRDHELAAMASSSRIFDVERSTTEGVDIAEDTNDGVPTTEGVGSR